The Daucus carota subsp. sativus chromosome 2, DH1 v3.0, whole genome shotgun sequence genome includes a window with the following:
- the LOC108207187 gene encoding uncharacterized protein LOC108207187: MTSYNSDYASPTSVLVTPHLQTIHSGKEVKEETVQEKRLNSTDCIGSNLDTCHVSENIHKRYKKNVVGGRKKLSSMSKSLSDLEFEELKGFMDLGFVFSEEDRDSSLVDIIPGLHRLGQENSEENDEHVVTRPYLSEAWEVMDEEKRMYALNNWRVPAAEDEIHMKDSLKRWAHTVASAVR, encoded by the coding sequence ATGACAAGCTACAATTCTGACTATGCTTCTCCAACTTCAGTGCTTGTTACACCTCATCTACAGACGATACACTCGGGAAAAGAAGTAAAAGAAGAAACGGTACAAGAAAAACGGCTAAATTCGACTGATTGTATCGGTTCCAATTTAGATACATGCCATGTAAgtgaaaatatacataaaaggtACAAGAAAAATGTTGTCGGAGGAAGAAAAAAGTTGAGTAGTATGAGTAAGAGTTTATCAGACCTGGAATTTGAAGAGTTAAAAGGGTTTATGGATTTAGGGTTTGTTTTCTCGGAAGAAGATAGGGATTCAAGTTTGGTTGATATTATTCCGGGATTACATAGACTAGGTCAGGAAAATAGTGAAGAAAATGATGAACATGTAGTTACAAGACCTTATCTTTCTGAAGCATGGGAAGTTATGGATGAAGAAAAAAGGATGTATGCATTGAATAATTGGAGAGTTCCTGCAGCTGAAGATGAGATACACATGAAAGATAGTCTCAAACGGTGGGCACATACTGTGGCATCTGCTGTTAGATGA